Proteins from a single region of Primulina tabacum isolate GXHZ01 chromosome 5, ASM2559414v2, whole genome shotgun sequence:
- the LOC142544993 gene encoding cysteine proteinase inhibitor B-like, translated as MAIKTIKQALLFFFLMILTTSQFYMHANAIGEKVGGRREVKNVHSNKQIQDLGRFCVEQYNLKMLQKGINGSSGKLLMFSEVVEAETQVVSGIKYYLKISAAPHGGGVAREFEAVVLVKPWMRSKEVLTFDPSPRSY; from the coding sequence atgGCGATAAAAACTATAAAACAAGCCCTCCTCTTCTTCTTCCTCATGATCTTGACCACATCCCAGTTTTACATGCATGCCAACGCCATCGGAGAAAAAGTGGGAGGCCGAAGAGAAGTAAAGAATGTGCACAGCAACAAACAGATCCAGGATTTGGGGAGATTCTGCGTCGAACAGTACAATCTAAAGATGCTGCAGAAGGGTATTAATGGCAGCAGTGGCAAGCTTCTGATGTTCTCGGAGGTGGTGGAGGCAGAGACGCAGGTGGTTTCCGGGATCAAGTATTATCTGAAGATCTCCGCCGCCCCTCATGGCGGCGGGGTTGCCCGCGAGTTCGAGGCCGTGGTATTGGTGAAGCCGTGGATGCGTTCTAAGGAAGTGCTCACTTTTGATCCATCCCCTAGATCTTACTGA
- the LOC142544426 gene encoding uncharacterized protein LOC142544426, producing the protein MREEEVRGDEESSAGSKSLTVAEELLELRQKMKVLEGQLENRGSSREVTRGCPFAEIIVREPLPGNFKSAKIKDYDGNADPEEHLARFENMAMLHYYTYRIKCKVFLTTLVDSAQRWFEGLAPQNISSFKDFQKVFSHHFSSSKKYKKTAFSLFKVKQSPEESLRAYIRIFNRVALDVPTCATETGLREGEFFKSLTKKVPGDFEDLLSRAEKYINMEEAQKQKREAVRKEKRDRVSKPEER; encoded by the exons ATGAGGGAGGAGGAGGTGAGAGGAGATGAGGAATCCAGCGCCGGGTCCAAATCTCTTACCGTGGCGGAAGAGTTGTTGGAATTGAGACAGAAGATGAAGGTGCTGGAAGGACAGTTGGAGAATCGGGGCTCTTCCCGGGAAGTCACCAGGGGATGCCCGTTTGCTGAGATCATTGTCCGGGAACCTCTTCCCGGGAATTTTAAATCAGCCAAAATAAAGGATTATGATGGCAACGCAGATCCTGAGGAACACTTGGCCAGATTTGAGAACATGGCCATGTTGCACTATTACACTTATAGAATCAAGTGTAAGGTGTTCCTGACAACATTGGTGGATTCGGCTCAAAGGTGGTTTGAGGGTTTGGCTCCTCAAAATATTAGTTCTTTCAAAGACTTCCAAAAGGTGTTCTCTCACCATTTCAGTAGCAGTAAAAAGTACaaaaagactgcttttagtcttTTCAAAGTCAAGCAGAGCCCGGAGGAGAGTCTGAGGGCTTATATCCGAATATTCAATAGAGTGGCTCTTGACGTTCCCACTTGTGCCACTgaaact GGCTTGAGGGAGGGGGAGTTCTTCAAATCATTGACCAAGAAAGTGCCCGGGGATTTCGAAGACTTATTATCCCGGGCAGAGAAGTATATCAACATGGAAGAAGCTCAGAAACAGAAAAGGGAGGCTGTAAGGAAGGAGAAAAGAGACCGGGTGTCTAAGCCCGAGGAGAGATGA
- the LOC142544427 gene encoding uncharacterized protein LOC142544427 produces the protein MKITRDREVQECSRDLAPDHQLSLSEKRGFCTFHKVCYNNTEDCKTLKGNYVPSSIPEPSHNNREPRLPPWTSRQPGSSAREGGMRNSTRGEPGRRREPELEKKKNSPPATGLIKMISGGSTDGDFNRARKSRSRRECMEVEGMRRSEAVISFDPEDLKGVNLPHSDALMDLQGYPLETVETVFFGFAGHVVYPEGEIVLPLTLGSQDLKKKVITSFTVVDSPSSYNIILGRPTMNELRAVASTYHQKIKFPVGARVGEVLGDQPSSRKCYVEAVRADQSKSKREGKKARVVVAGGRVVEKGEVNFVAEEEQEIELTGISPLISEHQLNILPGSHPVKQKKRHFGPEKDKVIDEQVKKLLKAGHIRKIQFPTWLSNVVLVPKSTGKWCMCVDFRDLNKACPKNHYPLPRIDQLVDSTSGFELLSFMDAYQGYHQIPLAKRATYQRLMNKVFEKQLGRNVEVYVDDILGKTREVASFIVDLEETFATLMRYGIELNPAKCIFGVKIGKFLGFIVTDRELLVLVKPEPGEKLFVYLSTTEYAVSSVLIKEEGSDQKPVYYVSHALRGPELRYSGVEKIALALIMTARKLRPYFLSHQNIVLTNSPLGRIMTHFEVSGRMIKWTVELGEYDIEYKPRVAIKAKAVSDFLSEMVEPNEEKVWRIFVDGASSLAGCGVGVVIISPLGEKIKLALRIDSRVTNNEAEYEAVLAGIQAAREVGASRIILYSDSQLITQQIKDVYEAKDDRMLKYLQLIKARSEVFADWGVEQIPREENSEADTLAKMAASLSEVSTREILHASRLILSTEEEMLPEPEDSWMTPLIKFIVNNELPEDRARAQKTKRQAPSPFGHLALLINGHGYCGSFPDCPGLEKFLLVAVDYFSKWVEAEPLAKITEQEAWAMELDLVEEKRDRAFIRMEAYRSRVMKSYNKKVRIRDFQVGDLVMKKVNPAGDVGKLEARWEGPYKITRKISSGSFSLENAQGHPLKRPWNVFNLKKYYA, from the exons ATGAAGATTACTCGGGATAGGGAAGTGCAAGAATGTAGTAGAGACCTGGCTCCGGACCATCAATTATCCCTGTCGGAGAAAAGAGGATTTTGCACTTTCCACAAGGTGTGTTACAATAACACCGAAGATTGCAAAACATTGAAGGGAAATTATGTCCCATCTTCCATCCCGGAACCCAGTCACAACAACAGAGAGCCGAGATTGCCACCTTGGACATCTCGGCAGCCAGGATCCAGCGCCCGTGAAGGAGGTATGAGGAATAGTACGAGAGGAGAGCCCGGGAGAAGAAGAGAGCCCGAGCTTGAGAAGAAAAAGAATTCACCCCCTGCTACGGGGTTGATAAAAATGATATCAGGAGgctctactgatggagacttCAACCGAGCGAGGAAGTCGAGGAGTAGGAGGGAGTGTATGGAGGTAGAAGGAATGAGGAGGAGCGAGGCGGTCATCAGTTTTGACCCCGAGGATTTAAAGGGAGTGAATCTACCCCACAGTGATGCCTTG atggatttgcagggcTATCCCTTGGAAACTGTGGAAACTGTCTTCTTTGGCTTTGCTGGCCATGTGGTTTACCCGGAAGGGGAGATTGTCTTACCACTAACCCTGGGCTCCCAGGATCTCAAGAAAAAGGTGATTACTTCTTTCACAGTGGTGGACTCCCCATCATCTTATAACATCATTCTAGGGAGGCCGACCATGAATGAGCTGAGGGCTGTGGCATCTACCTACCACCAAAAGATAAAGTTTCCTGTGGGAGCCAGGGTGGGAGAAGTCCTGGGAGATCAGCCATCTTCTCGAAAATGCTATGTGGAAGCGGTCCGGGCGGATCAGAGCAAATCCAAGAGGGAAGGGAAGAAAGCCAGAGTGGTTGTAGCAGGAGGAAGAGTGGTGGAGAAAGGGGAAGTTAATTTTGTAGCAGAAGAAGAGCAGGAGATA GAGCTGACAGGGATTTCTCCCTTAATATCGGAGCACCAACTGAACATTCTCCCGGGATCTCACCCGGTAAAGCAAAAGAAGAGACACTTTGGTCCTGAAAAGGACAAAGTCATTGATGAGCAGGTGAAAAAACTACTGAAGGCCGGCCATATTCGGAAAATTCAATTCCCTACatggctctcgaatgtggtATTGGTGCCCAAATCTACCGGGAAGTGGTGCATGTGTGTAGACTTCCGCGATCTTAATAAGGCCTGTCCCAAGAATCATTATCCTCTGCCCCGTATTGATCAATTGGTGGATTCCACATCGGGCTTCGAATTGCTGAGCTTCATGGACGCATACCAGGGGTATCATCAAATCCCCCTGGCCAAGA gggctaCTTACCAGCGTCTGATGAACAAAGTCTTCGAGAAGCAGCTGGGGCGAAATGTGGaagtctatgtggatgatattctgGGCAAGACTCGGGAGGTTGCAAGCTTTATTGTTGATCTGGAGGAAACTTTTGCCACTCTCATGCGGTACGGGATCGAGCTTAACCCTGCCAAGTGCATCTTTGGCGTAAAGATTGGCAAATTCTTGGGATTCATAGTGACAGATCGAG AGCTCCTTGTATTGGTGAAGCCGGAGCCCGGGGAGAAATTATTTGTTTATCTGTCCACTACAGAGTATGCTGTCAGCTCAGTTCTGATAAAAGAAGAAGGCTCTGATCAAAAGCCTGTCTAttatgtcagccatgctctAAGGGGACCCGAGCTCCGATACAGTGGAGTGGAAAAAATTGCTTTGGCCTTGATCATGACCGCCCGAAAGCTAAGGCCCTATTTCCTGTCACATCAAAACATTGTTCTTACCAATAGTCCTCTCGGGAGGATCATGACTCACTTTGAAGTATCCGGGCGAATGATCAAGTGGACAGTAGAGTTGGGGGAGTATGACATTGAATACAAACCCCGGGTTGCCATCAAAGCAAAAGCTGTATCAGATTTTTTATCCGAGATGGTCGAACCCAATGAGGAGAAAGTATGGAGAATATTCGTGGATGGGGCGTCTAGCCTTGCCGGGTGTGGAGTAGGGGTTGTGATAATATCTCCCCTGGGAGAAAAGATTAAATTAGCACTGAGAATTGACTCCCGGGTAACCAACAATGAGGCCGAGTATGAGGCTGTCCTAGCCGGTATCCAAGCTGCCCGGGAAGTCGGCGCTTCCCGGATTATTCTGTATTCTGATTCGCAACTCATTACTCAACAGATAAAGGACGTATATGAAGCTAAGGATGACAGGATGCTAAAGTATTTGCAGCTCATCAAAGCCCGATCAGAAGTTTTTGCGGATTGGGGTGTCGAACAAATACCCCGGGAGGAGAATAGCGAGGCAGATACTCTGGCAAAAATGGCTGCTTCTTTGTCAGAAGTTAGTACCCGGGAAATCTTGCATGCATCTCGGCTAATCCTTTCTACTGAGGAAGAAATGTTACCAGAACCCGAGGACTCCTGGATGACACCTCTGATCAAGTTCATCGTAAATAATGAACTACCCGAAGACAGAGCCCGAGCTCAGAAAACTAAGAGACAAGCTCCCAG CCCATTTGGACATCTTGCCCTTTTGATCAATGGACATGGATATTGTGGGTCCTTTCCCGATTGCCCGGGCTTAGAAAAATTCTTGTTAGTAGCTGTTGATTACTTTTCCAAGTGGGTAGAAGCTGAGCCTTTGGCAAAAATCACTGAGCAGGAG GCCTGGGCTATGGAGTTGGATTTGGTGGAAGAAAAAAGAGATCGAGCTTTCATTCGAATGGAAGCATATCGGAGCCGGGTCATGAAGTCATATAACAAAAAGGTCCGGATCCGAGATTTCCAAGTGGGGGATCTAGTCATGAAGAAAGTCAACCCTGCTGGGGATGTTGGGAAGCTGGAAGCTCGGTGGGAAGGACCTTATAAGATCACCCGAAAGATCAGTTCGGGATCTTTTTCTTTAGAAAATGCTCAAGGACATCCCCTCAAAAGGCCTTGGAATGTATTTAATCTAAAAAAATACTATGCGTGA